Proteins from one Archocentrus centrarchus isolate MPI-CPG fArcCen1 chromosome 8, fArcCen1, whole genome shotgun sequence genomic window:
- the zfand2a gene encoding AN1-type zinc finger protein 2A isoform X1, producing MEFPDLGEHCSEKTCKRLDFLPMRCDACQEIFCKDHITYANHKCTSSYKKDIQVPVCPLCNTPIPVKRGEMPDIKVGEHIDRDCKSDPAQRKRKIFTNKCSKGGCKQKEMIRVTCDQCHLNYCLKHRHPLDHECKTDGKPLSKSGHAAVMRAQGASSTPASTSASSSSGSGNTRPVSNGLNSNSRSHSTGSAQRISTSVSAQNVVPPSASFQAGLTEEQALQRALEMSLADSRQTVQPALSPQEQEDLALAQALAASEEEYRRQQQRQQGRESKQSTCSLS from the exons ATGGAGTTTCCAGATTTAGGAGAGCATTGCTCTGAGAAGACCTGCAAACGTTTGG ATTTTCTTCCTATGAGATGTGATGCTTGTCAAGAGATTTTCTGCAAGGACCACATAACCTATGCAAATCACAAATGCACATCGTCCTACAAAAAG GATATCCAGGTACCAGTATGCCCTTTGTGTAACACCCCCATTCCTGTCAAGAGAGGAGAGATGCCCGACATTAAAGTTGGTGAACACATTGATCGGGACTGTAAATCGGACCCTgcacaaagaaagagaaag atttttacaaataaatgttCGAAAGGAGGCTGTAAGCAGAAGGAGATGATAAGAGTGACCTGTGACCAGTGTCATTTAAATTACTGTCTTAAACATCGGCACCCACTAGACCATGAATGTAAGACTGATGGGAAACCTCTGTCCAAATCTGG ACATGCTGCTGTAATGAGGGCCCAAGGTGCTTCTTCCACCCCTGCCTCCACCTCTGCTTCTAGTTCTTCTGGATCAGGAAACACAAGACCTGTTTCTAATGGTCTAAATTCAAATAGCAGAAGTCACAGCACTGG CTCTGCCCAACGAATTTCTACTTCAGTTTCAGCTCAGAATGTAGTGCCGCCATCAGCATCGTTTCAGGCTGGCTTG ACAGAGGAGCAGGCTTTACAAAGAGCTCTGGAGATGTCTTTGGCTGATTCAAGGCAGACAGTTCAGCCGGCACTTAG cCCTCAGGAGCAGGAGGATCTGGCTCTCGCTCAGGCTCTCGCTGCCAGTGAAGAAGAATATAGACGCCAGCAGCAGAGACAACAG GGCAGAGAATCCAAGCAGTCCACCTGCAGCCTTTCTTAA
- the zfand2a gene encoding AN1-type zinc finger protein 2A isoform X2 yields the protein MEFPDLGEHCSEKTCKRLDFLPMRCDACQEIFCKDHITYANHKCTSSYKKDIQVPVCPLCNTPIPVKRGEMPDIKVGEHIDRDCKSDPAQRKRKIFTNKCSKGGCKQKEMIRVTCDQCHLNYCLKHRHPLDHECKTDGKPLSKSGHAAVMRAQGASSTPASTSASSSSGSGNTRPVSNGLNSNSRSHSTGSAQRISTSVSAQNVVPPSASFQAGLTEEQALQRALEMSLADSRQTVQPALSPQEQEDLALAQALAASEEEYRRQQQRQQVPGKLIRQ from the exons ATGGAGTTTCCAGATTTAGGAGAGCATTGCTCTGAGAAGACCTGCAAACGTTTGG ATTTTCTTCCTATGAGATGTGATGCTTGTCAAGAGATTTTCTGCAAGGACCACATAACCTATGCAAATCACAAATGCACATCGTCCTACAAAAAG GATATCCAGGTACCAGTATGCCCTTTGTGTAACACCCCCATTCCTGTCAAGAGAGGAGAGATGCCCGACATTAAAGTTGGTGAACACATTGATCGGGACTGTAAATCGGACCCTgcacaaagaaagagaaag atttttacaaataaatgttCGAAAGGAGGCTGTAAGCAGAAGGAGATGATAAGAGTGACCTGTGACCAGTGTCATTTAAATTACTGTCTTAAACATCGGCACCCACTAGACCATGAATGTAAGACTGATGGGAAACCTCTGTCCAAATCTGG ACATGCTGCTGTAATGAGGGCCCAAGGTGCTTCTTCCACCCCTGCCTCCACCTCTGCTTCTAGTTCTTCTGGATCAGGAAACACAAGACCTGTTTCTAATGGTCTAAATTCAAATAGCAGAAGTCACAGCACTGG CTCTGCCCAACGAATTTCTACTTCAGTTTCAGCTCAGAATGTAGTGCCGCCATCAGCATCGTTTCAGGCTGGCTTG ACAGAGGAGCAGGCTTTACAAAGAGCTCTGGAGATGTCTTTGGCTGATTCAAGGCAGACAGTTCAGCCGGCACTTAG cCCTCAGGAGCAGGAGGATCTGGCTCTCGCTCAGGCTCTCGCTGCCAGTGAAGAAGAATATAGACGCCAGCAGCAGAGACAACAGGTACCGGGAAAGCTTATCCGTCAGTAG
- the zfand2a gene encoding AN1-type zinc finger protein 2A isoform X3: MEFPDLGEHCSEKTCKRLDFLPMRCDACQEIFCKDHITYANHKCTSSYKKDIQVPVCPLCNTPIPVKRGEMPDIKVGEHIDRDCKSDPAQRKRKIFTNKCSKGGCKQKEMIRVTCDQCHLNYCLKHRHPLDHECKTDGKPLSKSG, from the exons ATGGAGTTTCCAGATTTAGGAGAGCATTGCTCTGAGAAGACCTGCAAACGTTTGG ATTTTCTTCCTATGAGATGTGATGCTTGTCAAGAGATTTTCTGCAAGGACCACATAACCTATGCAAATCACAAATGCACATCGTCCTACAAAAAG GATATCCAGGTACCAGTATGCCCTTTGTGTAACACCCCCATTCCTGTCAAGAGAGGAGAGATGCCCGACATTAAAGTTGGTGAACACATTGATCGGGACTGTAAATCGGACCCTgcacaaagaaagagaaag atttttacaaataaatgttCGAAAGGAGGCTGTAAGCAGAAGGAGATGATAAGAGTGACCTGTGACCAGTGTCATTTAAATTACTGTCTTAAACATCGGCACCCACTAGACCATGAATGTAAGACTGATGGGAAACCTCTGTCCAAATCTGGGTAG